From the genome of Sphingobacterium sp. UGAL515B_05:
TCCCTATTTTGATTGCGCCGGGATAGATATCATCAAAAATCGCATCCAATTGATCCTTGACGGCTGCAGTAGGGATTTCATAAATATTTCTTACACCTTGTGTATTCTGTACTGGCAGGGCGGTTAATACATTCATGGCATAACAACCTAATGCAGATATCGTTTTGGTGTCTGCCTGTATGCCTGCTCCACCACTACCATCGAACCCCGCAATGCTGAGTACGGTAGGGACGCGGTATTTTTTATCTTTTGTCATTTTAATAGTTCTTTTAGTTGTGCACTGGCCTGTCTGGGGTCTTGGCTTCGGCAGATGGCCGAAACGACTGCAATGGAGTCTGCACCTGCTTTCCAAGCCTGTTCAGCGGTTTGCAAATTCATGCTGCCGATTGCAATCAATGGTTTTTCCGTCCTAGTCCTAAGTTGCTTTAAACCCGAAATTCCCCATTCGGTTATCGTATCCACTTTTGTTCTCGTTGAAAAAATGGGGCTTACACCAAGGTGGTCGACAGCGCACATTTGTTGACTTTCTAGCTGTTGAACAGCTTCTATGGACCAGCCTATGGTTAATTTATCACCATATTTTTCGCGAATAGCGAGCGGCTGCACATCATTTTGCCCCACATGTATTCCCCATGCCCCGATCTGGTCCGCGATTGCTACGGCATCATTGATCACGAGCGGAATACCGTAATGATCGGTCAGTTTTTTCAAACGGATGGCTTTATCCAAAAATGTGGCCGGATCGTCAGCTTTTTCGCGCAATTGTATAAGATCGACGCCACCAATAATGGCCTCTTCAGCGACATTTAGCCAATTTTGAGGATAACAGTCGCGCTCAGAAATGACTAAATATAAAGGGTAGGGAAACAGCGGATTAATGCGCATAGTGTTTGATCTTGAGCGTTGATTTTAGACGTTCTGCATTGAGCTGATAGAGTTCATCATAGAGATTTAACTGCAGGCTACCTGGGCCAGCTGCGGTTTGGGCAGCGCGTTCTCCCGCTAAGCTCAAAATGGATACACCGGCAACTGCTGCTTCAAAATAGTGGTCTGTAACACCTAAAAATGCCCCGATGAGTGCAGTAGCGCTGCAGCCAAGTCCGGTAACTTGCGTCATTAAAGGGTGACCATTATAGACTTCAACCCGGTATTCTTCCGAAAGGATATAGTCTACTTCTCCAGAAATACAGATAATGGAGCCGGTTTGCTCTTGCAATAATTGGCCAAATCGGAGGGCATCTTTACTCGCTGTCGTGCTGTCGACTCCTTTTGTGTTCGGTTGGTTGAAATTGTACAGCGTCATGATTTCTGATGCATTTCCACGAATAACCGTTGGTTTGAGATCCAGTAGATTGGATAATAAATCATTGCGGAATGCTGATATCCCCGCACCAACAGGATCAAGTACCCATGGCCGTCCAATGGTATTGGCATGTTCGGTAGCAACCAGCATAGCTTCGGCAGTAGCTTCACTCAAGGTGCCGATATTAATGACAAGAGCTTGTGCAATATCGACAACCTCGCGTACTTCTAATGGACTGTGTACCATCACAGGGGACGCTCCTAGGGCTAAAAGTGCGTTGGCAGTATTGTTCATCACGACTAGGTTTGTGATGTTGTGTACGAGGGGTTTTTCGACCCTCAGCTGCTCTAATAAATTGATAATTGAATCTTCCATTCCTTTTACATATGCTAAGATGTACTGTATGGCCTTGGCGGGAAGAAGAGCGATAGCCTGTGCAGTAAAGGAGTATGCTGTACAGTGGATTTTTGCTTTTCCCTACGCCGGTATAAACCGAATCAGGTTCAAAGGGACTATCTCAATTCTATACAGAATACCCCCAAAGCCAGACCAAACTTAAACAAAAAAGTGGACTTTTCATATCCGTCATTTTTCGATCACTTAGCTTGTTGAATTAATCGACCGTATTTTGATCGGCACTCATTTCAATATATTCAACAGGGGTATAGGTAACCCGGGCAAAATTTTTGGTCAAAAGTTCGGTTTCCAAAATCTTTCCACCCTGAAATTTTAAAAACTTCTCGCGCCAAATCTCATTTTTACGAAAGAACTGATTGTCAATTTTAAGAAATTGATGTTCTTTTTCAAAGACATGATAGGCAAAGTCAAGTTCTTGATCGACCCTCAATTCGCCTTCTAAACATTTGTCTGTAAACCAGAGGTTTATTTGAAAGGTGTAAGGCGTGTTGTTG
Proteins encoded in this window:
- the thiE gene encoding thiamine phosphate synthase; translation: MRINPLFPYPLYLVISERDCYPQNWLNVAEEAIIGGVDLIQLREKADDPATFLDKAIRLKKLTDHYGIPLVINDAVAIADQIGAWGIHVGQNDVQPLAIREKYGDKLTIGWSIEAVQQLESQQMCAVDHLGVSPIFSTRTKVDTITEWGISGLKQLRTRTEKPLIAIGSMNLQTAEQAWKAGADSIAVVSAICRSQDPRQASAQLKELLK
- the thiM gene encoding hydroxyethylthiazole kinase; this encodes MEDSIINLLEQLRVEKPLVHNITNLVVMNNTANALLALGASPVMVHSPLEVREVVDIAQALVINIGTLSEATAEAMLVATEHANTIGRPWVLDPVGAGISAFRNDLLSNLLDLKPTVIRGNASEIMTLYNFNQPNTKGVDSTTASKDALRFGQLLQEQTGSIICISGEVDYILSEEYRVEVYNGHPLMTQVTGLGCSATALIGAFLGVTDHYFEAAVAGVSILSLAGERAAQTAAGPGSLQLNLYDELYQLNAERLKSTLKIKHYAH